A window of Solanum stenotomum isolate F172 chromosome 3, ASM1918654v1, whole genome shotgun sequence contains these coding sequences:
- the LOC125860262 gene encoding glutaminyl-peptide cyclotransferase-like yields the protein MASSASTTNHHAKMSLLNRRFAVVGLIVLLSFAVFSEAEASYGAYKVKVINEFPHDPEAYTQGLLYAENDTLFESTGLYGRSSVRKVALQNGKVETVHEMQASDFGEGLALLGESLFQLTWLKDTGFIYDRYNFSKFKKFTHHMKDGWGLATDGKVLFGSDGTSTLYKIDPKTMKVIRKQVVKFQGHEVRYLNELEYVKDEVWSNVYGTDCIARISPKDGTVIGWILLQSLREDLKSRGYKYFEVLNGIAWDRDGDRTFVTGKLWPKIFEIKLRPLPPSDPLIGEINNLCIPKPFYLGNLES from the exons ATGGCGTCTTCAGCTTCAACTACTAACCATCACGCGAAAATGTCTCTGCTAAATCGAAGGTTTGCAGTTGTAGGCTTGATTGTTCTACTGAGCTTTGCCGTATTCAGTGAAGCTGAAGCATCGTATGGAGCTTACAAAGTCAAAGTCATCAATGAATTCCCTCACGACCCCGAAGCTTACACCCAG GGGCTTCTCTATGCAGAAAATGACACACTCTTTGAATCAACTGGACTTTACGGACGT TCATCTGTTCGGAAAGTTGCGTTGCAGAATGGTAAG GTTGAGACTGTTCATGAAATGCAGGCTTCTGactttggagagggtttagCTCTTCTTGGTGAGAG CTTGTTCCAACTAACTTGGTTGAAGGATACTGGTTTCATATATGATCGGTACAACTTTAGCAAA TTCAAAAAGTTTACTCATCACATGAAAGATGGTTGGGGATTGGCAACTGATGGGAAAGTACTCTTTGGAAGTGATGGAACATCAACATTATATAAGATTGACCCTAAGACGATGAAAG TCATCAGAAAACAAGTTGTCAAGTTTCAAGGGCATGAAGTGCGCTACCTCAATGAGCTGGAGTATGTGAAAGATGAAGTATGGTCAAATGTCTATGGG ACTGATTGCATTGCTAGAATTTCACCAAAAGATGGCACTGTGATTGGGTGGATTCTCCTTCAATCTCTAAG AGAAGATTTAAAATCAAGAGGCTATAAG TACTTTGAGGTCCTGAATGGAATCGCATGGGACAGAGACGGTGACCGTACTTTTG TGACAGGGAAACTATGGCCAAAGATATTCGAGATCAAGTTGCGCCCCCTCCCACCAAGTGATCCATTAATTGGAGAAATCAATAACTTGTGCATCCCAAAACCATTCTATCTTGGAAATTTAGAGAGCTGA
- the LOC125858747 gene encoding probable serine/threonine-protein kinase At1g01540, protein MYLNFTAIIQRLSKPIPFFGIKLWIAILTCIVLFVLICITILCIIITRQRRRRKARKSLMPMGMRSIPEKQVIFSTSRTTKPSYQFRLIEIQAVTNDFADDHVVACGDYAIVYHAIMFGNTRVAIKRLLSCRTKAKEFKGEVEVLLGLRHKNLVKLLGYCFAGNYRIIVEEYVNNGNLGQWLHDCISEVSPLTWSIRMNIVLGIAKGLAYLHEDTESTAIIHQHLKSSSILLDKQWNPKISDFGITNFLDSDERSNHPITPPPGMSGYLAPEYLSTGILDEKSDVYNFGILIMEIVSGKPSIEYTTTENEEYLIDWMKSMVASQQYDQIVDPKLPEMPSMKELKIFLLIALRCVDPDVNNRPKMGEVIHMLQPRDLLLSDVNMIPLLHHNFKSINKNECA, encoded by the exons ATGTATCTCAACTTTACAGCCATCATACAGAGGCTCTCGAAGCCAATTCCATTCTTTGGGATCAAATTATGGATTGCAATTCTCACTTGCATTGTTCTTTTCGTCCTCATCTGCATCACTATTCTCTGTATCATCATAACCAGACAGCGCCGCCGCCGTAAAGCACGCAAGTCCTTGATGCCAATGGGCATGAGAAGTATCCCAGAAAAACAAGTGATATTTTCTACTAGTAGAACAACTAAGCCTAGTTATCAATTCAGATTGATAGAGATTCAAGCAGTAACAAATGACTTTGCTGATGACCACGTAGTTGCTTGCGGAGATTATGCCATTGTTTATCATGCTATCATGTTTGGCAATACTAGAGTTGCAATAAAGCGGTTGCTCAGTTGCAG GACTAAAGCGAAGGAATTTAAAGGGGAGGTGGAAGTATTATTGGGACTCAGACACAAAAACTTGGTGAAATTGCTTGGTTATTGTTTTGCAGGAAACTACAG GATAATCGTGGAAGAGTACGTAAACAATGGCAATCTAGGGCAGTGGCTTCATGACTGCATCAGTGAAGTTAGCCCTTTAACATGGAGTATACGGATGAACATTGTGCTTGGAATTGCAAAAGG TTTGGCTTACCTTCATGAGGATACTGAATCAACTGCAATAATACATCAACACCTAAAGTCAAGTAGCATATTACTTGATAAGCAGTGGAATCCAAAGATTTCTGATTTTGGTATCACCAATTTCTTAGATTCTGATGAAAGGAGTAACCACCCAATAACACCCCCTCCTGGAATGTCAGG CTATCTTGCACCAGAATATTTATCTACCGGAATTTTAGACGAGAAGAGTGATGTTTACAACTTTGGTATACTCATCATGGAGATCGTATCAGGAAAGCCTTCCATAGAGTACACTACCACAGAAAATGAG GAATATTTAATTGACTGGATGAAATCAATGGTGGCAAGCCAACAATATGATCAAATTGTGGATCCAAAGCTACCAGAAATGCCTAGTATGAAAGAACTGAAAATATTTCTGCTCATTGCTCTTAGATGTGTTGATCCAGATGTCAACAACAGGCCTAAAATGGGAGAAGTGATCCATATGCTGCAGCCGCGCGATTTACTACTCAGCGATGTAAACATGATTCCTCTGCTTCATCATAACTTCAAAAGCATTAATAAAAACGAATGCGCTTAA
- the LOC125859421 gene encoding glutaminyl-peptide cyclotransferase-like, giving the protein MSLQTDCVARISQTDGSVLGWILLPNLREGLLHNLKKQIDVLNGIAWDRDGDRLFVTGKLWPKLYEIKLHPLKTPFNGDIKQMCMPPAFPFS; this is encoded by the exons ATGTCTCTGCAGACTGACTGTGTAGCTAGAATATCACAAACAGATGGCTCAGTTCTTGGATGGATTCTCCTCCCCAATCTGAG AGAAGGATTGCTACACAATTTGAAAAAG CAAATTGATGTGCTGAATGGCATAGCATGGGATAGGGATGGTGACCGTCTTTTTG tCACAGGCAAATTGTGGCCGAAGCTTTATGAGATTAAGTTGCACCCTTTGAAGACACCATTCAACGGAGACATCAAGCAGATGTGCATGCCCCCGGCATTTCCATTTTCATGA